One segment of Streptosporangium brasiliense DNA contains the following:
- a CDS encoding PIG-L deacetylase family protein — MLRTLVIAAHPDEPELYAGGTSALLAGAGHAVKFLTLTNGDAGHHELERAPLARRRAEEAWRAADALGVVDYEIFDVHDGLLEPTVELRLRLMREIRAWRPDLVIALHGDGAGHPDNRAAGKLAEQAVELVTVRNVECGKPALERQPVCLLMTDYASGPAHRDDVVVDVAPVAQAKLDACLAHASQFLEFAPFQRGLLDQVPPADDMDACRSFVGKHWSEFLGPETFQLAPYGRQADAAELRRLMPFGRASLLTR, encoded by the coding sequence ATGTTGCGCACCCTGGTGATCGCTGCCCACCCCGACGAACCCGAGCTCTACGCCGGCGGCACCTCCGCCCTGCTGGCCGGGGCGGGACACGCGGTGAAGTTCCTGACGCTCACCAACGGCGACGCCGGGCACCACGAGCTCGAACGGGCTCCGCTGGCCCGCCGCCGAGCGGAGGAGGCCTGGCGCGCGGCCGACGCTCTCGGAGTGGTCGACTACGAGATCTTCGACGTGCATGACGGCCTTCTCGAACCGACCGTGGAGCTGCGCCTGAGACTGATGCGCGAGATCCGCGCCTGGCGGCCCGACCTGGTGATCGCCCTGCACGGCGACGGCGCCGGTCACCCGGACAACCGGGCCGCGGGAAAGCTGGCCGAGCAGGCCGTGGAGCTTGTCACCGTGCGCAACGTCGAGTGCGGCAAGCCCGCCCTGGAACGGCAGCCGGTCTGCTTGCTGATGACCGACTACGCCTCCGGCCCCGCGCACCGGGACGACGTGGTGGTGGACGTGGCACCGGTGGCGCAGGCCAAACTGGACGCCTGCCTGGCGCACGCCTCCCAGTTCCTGGAGTTCGCCCCGTTCCAGCGCGGTCTCCTGGACCAGGTGCCCCCGGCCGACGACATGGACGCTTGCCGTTCCTTCGTCGGCAAGCACTGGTCGGAGTTCCTCGGGCCGGAGACCTTCCAGCTCGCGCCGTACGGCAGGCAGGCCGACGCGGCCGAGCTACGCCGGCTGATGCCGTTCGGCCGAGCTTCGCTGCTGACCCGATGA